Proteins encoded by one window of Ferroacidibacillus organovorans:
- a CDS encoding DUF1292 domain-containing protein, which yields MAHDDEHEVDEMEEQIIILEDEDGNEHEFIVAETFEVNQRMYAVLMSADGSSEEGFIFRVEEKTVDGVETVDFEAIEDDAEWTEVEKVYNSLLEEDEA from the coding sequence ATGGCTCATGACGATGAACATGAAGTAGACGAGATGGAAGAACAGATTATTATCCTCGAAGACGAGGATGGCAATGAGCATGAATTTATTGTCGCAGAAACATTTGAAGTCAATCAGCGCATGTACGCCGTACTCATGTCAGCAGACGGCAGCTCGGAAGAAGGATTCATTTTCCGCGTCGAAGAAAAAACAGTCGATGGCGTTGAGACCGTTGACTTTGAAGCGATTGAAGACGACGCTGAGTGGACTGAGGTTGAGAAGGTCTACAACTCGCTTCTCGAAGAAGACGAAGCCTGA
- a CDS encoding DUF3055 domain-containing protein, with the protein MIEEDVMYDEQETTETRFIGILGQVGRYDLAITKSTHFFGKSLVTNLTNGRSGVLDREDCENVELLMHVFHVNVEEASELSAILPDCV; encoded by the coding sequence GTGATCGAAGAAGATGTGATGTATGATGAACAAGAGACAACAGAGACTCGATTTATCGGAATTCTCGGCCAGGTCGGGCGCTACGATCTGGCCATCACCAAATCAACCCACTTTTTCGGCAAATCGCTTGTCACAAACTTGACGAATGGACGGTCAGGCGTGCTTGACCGTGAGGATTGCGAGAATGTCGAACTGCTCATGCACGTTTTTCATGTTAATGTAGAGGAAGCCTCAGAACTTAGCGCCATTCTCCCCGACTGCGTGTGA
- a CDS encoding IDEAL domain-containing protein, with amino-acid sequence MLTQNEVDGLRLKLLPSGADRVMDLVHMHRDQTTLTNVALENVPLLILARQGMIARLQIQGASVKLSQPHEILKALQQFFTTPETLYIYTNLPPMPIPPFVNDLIDEIAARVNSRETLRAEIDEALDKGDRQRFYQLSATLQTMMDQEKGVTL; translated from the coding sequence ATGTTGACACAAAATGAAGTCGATGGCCTCAGGCTTAAACTTTTACCTTCAGGAGCAGACCGCGTGATGGATTTGGTTCACATGCACCGCGATCAAACGACGCTGACGAATGTTGCACTTGAAAATGTCCCTTTGCTGATTCTCGCCCGCCAAGGCATGATCGCTCGTCTGCAGATCCAAGGTGCGTCCGTCAAGCTGTCGCAACCCCATGAGATCCTAAAAGCGCTGCAACAGTTTTTTACAACACCTGAGACGCTTTACATTTACACGAATTTGCCACCGATGCCGATACCGCCTTTTGTCAACGATTTGATTGATGAGATCGCCGCGCGTGTAAACTCACGAGAGACACTGCGCGCCGAAATTGATGAGGCGCTTGACAAAGGTGACAGGCAACGTTTTTACCAATTGAGCGCAACGCTTCAGACGATGATGGATCAAGAAAAAGGAGTCACACTGTGA
- the clpP gene encoding ATP-dependent Clp endopeptidase proteolytic subunit ClpP produces MSYVPTIIEQTSRGERAYDLYSRLLKERIVFLGSEIDDDVANAIVAQLLFLASEDPEKDIVMYINSPGGSVSAGLAIYDTMQLIKPDVATIVVGLAASMGAILLTAGAKGKRSALPNSEVMIHQPLGGRQGQASDIAIAAKHILKTRDRLNQILADTTGQPLEQVERDTDRDNFMSAEDALAYGLIDRILKP; encoded by the coding sequence ATGAGTTACGTACCGACAATTATTGAGCAGACCAGCCGCGGCGAGCGAGCGTATGATTTGTACTCTCGCTTGCTTAAGGAGAGGATCGTCTTTCTTGGCAGTGAAATCGACGATGATGTCGCAAACGCCATCGTCGCGCAGCTGCTGTTTCTCGCTTCGGAAGACCCCGAGAAGGATATCGTCATGTATATTAATAGCCCTGGCGGGAGTGTTTCTGCGGGACTTGCGATTTACGACACGATGCAACTGATAAAACCGGATGTCGCAACGATCGTGGTGGGTCTTGCCGCCTCAATGGGAGCGATTCTTTTGACGGCTGGCGCAAAAGGAAAGCGGTCTGCGCTTCCCAACAGCGAAGTGATGATTCACCAACCGCTGGGAGGAAGGCAGGGTCAGGCGAGTGATATCGCGATCGCGGCAAAGCATATCCTAAAGACGAGGGACCGTCTTAACCAAATTCTTGCAGACACGACAGGTCAGCCGCTGGAACAGGTTGAGCGTGACACAGATCGAGACAATTTCATGTCTGCGGAGGACGCACTGGCCTATGGATTGATCGATCGGATTCTGAAACCGTGA
- a CDS encoding SAM-dependent methyltransferase — MKSVPFSDFMNNALYGESGYYMTDRNRFGRSGDFYTSAQVSPIFGRLLALYLLKGAPSGEPLSLVEMGCGDGDLAVSLLLGFIALSDRTQKIRYAGIDRSSVAIARTQERLKSALTVQCSGDRVEWLTCTSVDELMARDSTFRGAFLIGNEVLDALPCERLEVDLAKIPDKFANDSNVFVSRTVREGRVIENHCGDGKSFAMTYTVQPHLNASAYAEAHVFPLVQSGHLSIEGVHQFEAPIFYRPFLQSIVNTLAPRTMILLDYGGETVDVIGDDRPHGSLRGYLKHQLVSPLFSPGNVDITYDVDFSHVCEILEGMGYFVEPLMRQGPFLMGIISNLDDASRVIEEGEYAALKHLVMPGGLGDRFVVCVAHRDKPTV, encoded by the coding sequence GTGAAGAGCGTTCCGTTCTCTGACTTTATGAATAATGCGCTGTATGGTGAATCAGGCTACTACATGACGGATCGCAATCGCTTCGGTCGGAGTGGAGACTTTTACACGAGCGCACAGGTTTCCCCGATTTTTGGACGGTTGCTTGCGCTGTATCTCTTAAAAGGGGCTCCTTCCGGGGAGCCTCTTTCACTTGTCGAGATGGGGTGTGGGGATGGAGACCTGGCCGTCTCCCTTCTCCTGGGATTCATCGCTTTATCCGATAGGACACAGAAAATCCGCTACGCCGGCATCGATCGTTCCTCGGTGGCGATAGCGCGCACACAGGAGCGGCTTAAAAGTGCGCTGACTGTGCAGTGTTCGGGTGACCGCGTGGAGTGGTTGACCTGCACATCGGTTGATGAACTTATGGCGCGCGATTCGACGTTTCGCGGAGCGTTTCTCATTGGCAATGAGGTGCTTGATGCGCTTCCCTGTGAGCGGCTTGAGGTGGATCTTGCGAAAATTCCTGATAAATTCGCGAATGATTCAAACGTGTTCGTATCACGCACTGTGCGCGAAGGGCGCGTGATTGAAAATCACTGCGGGGATGGGAAGTCTTTTGCGATGACGTATACAGTGCAGCCTCATTTGAACGCAAGTGCGTACGCCGAGGCGCATGTATTTCCACTTGTTCAGTCAGGTCACCTCTCTATAGAGGGAGTTCACCAGTTTGAGGCGCCGATTTTTTATCGTCCCTTCTTACAATCGATTGTGAATACGCTCGCGCCGCGCACAATGATTCTGCTGGACTATGGAGGAGAGACGGTGGATGTCATCGGGGATGATCGACCACACGGTAGCTTGCGCGGCTATTTGAAGCATCAGCTTGTAAGCCCTCTTTTTTCGCCTGGCAACGTTGACATCACATATGATGTTGATTTTTCGCATGTGTGTGAGATTCTCGAGGGTATGGGCTATTTCGTCGAACCGCTGATGCGTCAAGGTCCCTTTCTCATGGGCATCATCTCTAATCTGGACGACGCGTCGCGCGTGATTGAAGAGGGTGAATATGCAGCGCTTAAACACCTTGTGATGCCAGGCGGTCTCGGTGATCGCTTTGTCGTCTGTGTGGCACATAGGGATAAGCCGACGGTTTGA
- a CDS encoding RsfA family transcriptional regulator, with protein MKTVRQDAWTEEDDNKLAEIILRHIQNGGTQLAAFDVCAELLGRTPAACGYRWNACVRKLHLHEIDAAKQKRKEKKKEEHAEAYDELSSPGGDEIVSWNAVFRFLRHRRHELQAIKARIRQMERDSETFRQESEKLRRDKTHLLEQLELLEKEHAVISEDYRTLLGIVERARKLQWKVNDIHNDEGVPDSTDEEKR; from the coding sequence ATGAAAACAGTGCGACAAGATGCGTGGACAGAGGAGGATGACAACAAACTCGCAGAAATCATCCTTCGACACATACAAAACGGCGGTACACAACTTGCTGCGTTTGATGTTTGTGCCGAACTCCTCGGCCGCACGCCAGCCGCATGCGGATACCGCTGGAATGCGTGTGTCCGAAAGCTCCATTTACACGAGATTGACGCGGCTAAACAAAAGAGAAAAGAAAAAAAAAAGGAGGAACACGCTGAGGCGTATGATGAACTGAGTTCGCCCGGGGGAGATGAGATTGTCTCGTGGAACGCCGTTTTTCGCTTTCTGCGACATCGCCGTCACGAATTGCAAGCGATTAAGGCGCGAATTCGTCAAATGGAGCGTGACAGTGAAACGTTTCGTCAGGAGTCAGAAAAACTTCGCCGAGACAAAACGCATTTGCTTGAACAACTGGAGTTGCTTGAAAAGGAGCATGCCGTGATCAGCGAAGATTATCGAACGCTCCTTGGCATCGTTGAACGTGCGCGAAAACTTCAGTGGAAAGTAAATGATATACATAATGATGAGGGCGTGCCTGATTCAACAGATGAAGAAAAAAGGTAA
- a CDS encoding superoxide dismutase, with amino-acid sequence MAFQTPALPYAVDALEPHIDARTMTVHHDGHHVTYTNNLNAALEAHPDLQARSAEDLIKNLNSLPEGIRTAVRNNGGGFINHNLFWTILSPNGGGEPTGALADAINAQFGSFAKFKEEFSKAATTRFGSGWAWLVVDQQGKLAIVSTANQDNPLMDGQTPILGLDVWEHAYYLKYQNKRADYISAFFNVVNWSQVASNLEAAKA; translated from the coding sequence GTGGCTTTTCAAACACCTGCACTTCCTTATGCTGTTGATGCGCTGGAACCACACATTGACGCGCGAACCATGACGGTGCACCACGACGGACATCACGTTACGTACACAAATAACTTGAACGCGGCGCTTGAGGCACATCCCGATCTGCAAGCGCGCTCTGCGGAAGACCTGATTAAAAATCTCAATTCATTGCCAGAAGGCATCCGCACCGCGGTGCGCAACAACGGCGGCGGATTTATCAATCACAACCTCTTCTGGACGATTCTCAGCCCCAATGGCGGCGGCGAACCGACTGGCGCTTTGGCTGATGCGATAAATGCCCAATTTGGAAGCTTTGCGAAATTCAAGGAAGAATTTTCAAAAGCGGCAACCACGCGTTTTGGCAGCGGCTGGGCATGGCTTGTCGTGGATCAGCAAGGCAAGCTCGCGATCGTTAGCACAGCCAATCAAGACAATCCTTTAATGGACGGACAAACGCCAATCCTCGGACTCGACGTTTGGGAACACGCCTACTATCTGAAATACCAAAACAAACGCGCCGACTATATCAGCGCTTTTTTCAATGTCGTCAATTGGTCGCAGGTTGCTTCCAATCTCGAGGCTGCAAAAGCGTAA
- a CDS encoding trans-sulfuration enzyme family protein yields the protein MEKHLATRAARLDETHLHGEAPRPEVTPIYQSSVYRFDDTCDVLEYYEAKPNGRYLYGRNGHPNSTVLENALAALENASGAVSAASGMGAISAAVLSVCAAGDHVILSQDIYGGTLVLLRTVLARFGVSMSLLDLTDEPTLKRALERKTKLVIGESIANPLLTILDIAKTAEICHRFGALLMIDNTFATPALITPLSLGADIVVHSTTKYMGGHSDVSGGVVCANDPLIEEIRQTSVAIGTAQTPFDAWLVARGVKTLSLRVEKQCENATKLAAFLVALSCCEVIHPSLATHPGHELAKHQFHNRYGAMLSIRVPDDLVIVDEIMHRLPSIPFAPSLAGVTTTLSHPYTTSHRGFTEEERSAFGITRGLIRISVGIEDIADLTSEFAEALAPLKRSEA from the coding sequence ATGGAGAAACACCTCGCAACACGCGCGGCGCGGCTTGACGAAACACATCTTCACGGGGAAGCGCCGCGACCAGAAGTGACACCGATTTACCAGTCATCCGTCTACCGTTTCGATGACACCTGCGATGTGTTGGAGTATTACGAGGCAAAGCCCAACGGTCGCTATCTTTATGGCAGAAACGGACACCCCAACAGTACAGTGCTTGAGAATGCACTCGCTGCGCTTGAAAACGCGTCAGGCGCAGTGAGCGCCGCAAGTGGGATGGGCGCAATCTCTGCCGCCGTCCTGAGTGTCTGCGCTGCGGGAGATCACGTGATTCTCTCTCAGGACATTTATGGCGGTACGCTTGTCTTGCTGCGGACCGTTCTTGCCCGCTTCGGGGTGTCCATGTCGCTGCTCGATTTGACGGACGAGCCGACACTCAAGCGTGCGCTTGAACGCAAAACTAAACTGGTCATCGGCGAGAGTATCGCCAACCCGCTGCTCACCATTCTCGACATTGCGAAAACTGCAGAGATCTGCCACCGCTTTGGTGCACTTCTGATGATCGATAATACCTTTGCCACACCGGCACTCATCACCCCTTTATCCTTAGGTGCAGACATCGTGGTTCACAGTACGACAAAATACATGGGAGGACACAGTGATGTAAGCGGCGGTGTTGTCTGCGCCAATGATCCATTGATAGAGGAGATTCGTCAGACGTCTGTCGCAATCGGTACGGCACAGACCCCATTTGATGCATGGCTTGTCGCGCGCGGCGTCAAGACACTCAGCTTGCGCGTTGAGAAGCAGTGTGAGAACGCCACAAAGCTCGCCGCGTTTCTCGTAGCGCTCTCATGTTGTGAGGTGATTCACCCGAGTCTTGCGACACACCCTGGGCATGAGCTCGCCAAACACCAGTTTCACAATCGCTATGGCGCAATGCTGAGCATCCGGGTCCCAGATGACCTGGTGATCGTCGATGAGATCATGCATCGCCTTCCATCCATCCCGTTTGCCCCATCGCTCGCCGGTGTGACAACCACCCTTTCTCATCCGTACACAACGTCTCACCGCGGGTTTACGGAAGAAGAACGGAGCGCATTTGGCATTACACGAGGACTCATTCGCATTTCTGTAGGGATTGAGGACATCGCAGATTTGACATCAGAGTTCGCCGAGGCGCTCGCACCTTTAAAGCGCAGTGAAGCCTGA
- a CDS encoding Ger(x)C family spore germination protein has product MKVKQAASLLIGLGLSLGLTGCYDRTELEEQAFMVTMGIDRSPDQKVIAIGRIAVPSKLSGSSSGSGGGGGDFQSGTPIVSASGYTLNEALNVMNTGVERTINLSHLAAVLVSENVARQGMLPYLNTLTRYREFRRTLFLFITKGAISDIFLHDKPVLETSATRVIEDLQTTATRTGFAPPMQVHQFLTGLETPNEDPIAPVLSVNENVAAQKEKTAGSTETLSTKEKGDIPGEVNRSGGNPVEDVGTAVFRGDKMVDLLTGEQTRSLQLLSGSAGRLILSVPSPIHKGAHVSLALRYGKPLHVRLTLRPHPVLTIKQSFEAELLGDESNGNFVPPANRRKLASALGAMIHEREMLLIQRLFSQDRADPFHFFRYARDQFPTNQALLAYNWHKQLPTVKVLLSVETNVRRLGTQLAPPSIP; this is encoded by the coding sequence ATGAAGGTGAAACAGGCGGCCAGTCTCTTGATTGGACTTGGTCTGTCGCTCGGTCTTACGGGCTGTTATGACCGTACAGAGCTTGAAGAACAAGCGTTCATGGTCACGATGGGAATTGACCGTTCACCAGATCAAAAGGTGATTGCGATCGGCAGGATTGCGGTGCCAAGCAAACTGTCTGGATCAAGCAGTGGGAGTGGGGGAGGTGGCGGGGATTTTCAATCGGGAACTCCGATTGTCTCGGCGAGTGGCTACACGTTGAATGAAGCGTTAAACGTCATGAATACCGGAGTAGAGCGAACGATCAATCTGTCTCATCTGGCGGCTGTATTGGTCAGCGAAAATGTCGCGCGCCAAGGCATGCTTCCCTATTTAAATACATTAACTAGGTATCGCGAGTTTCGCAGGACACTGTTTTTATTTATCACAAAAGGTGCGATCTCCGATATTTTTTTACACGATAAACCGGTTTTGGAGACGTCCGCAACACGAGTGATAGAAGATCTTCAAACAACGGCAACGCGCACAGGGTTTGCGCCCCCGATGCAGGTTCACCAGTTTCTTACGGGACTGGAAACGCCAAATGAAGATCCGATCGCTCCTGTGCTCTCTGTGAATGAAAACGTGGCCGCGCAAAAAGAGAAGACAGCTGGATCGACAGAGACGCTGTCTACCAAGGAGAAAGGTGATATACCAGGCGAGGTTAACCGAAGCGGCGGCAACCCGGTCGAGGATGTGGGTACTGCCGTTTTCCGCGGTGACAAGATGGTTGATTTATTGACAGGTGAACAGACGCGCAGTCTGCAGTTGCTGTCTGGATCTGCGGGGCGCTTGATTTTGAGCGTCCCTTCGCCGATTCACAAAGGGGCACATGTCTCTCTGGCGTTGCGTTACGGCAAGCCGCTTCATGTGCGTTTGACGCTGCGTCCGCATCCGGTTCTCACGATCAAGCAGTCTTTTGAGGCGGAACTCCTTGGCGATGAGTCGAACGGGAATTTTGTGCCGCCTGCCAATCGTCGAAAGCTTGCAAGCGCGCTTGGCGCAATGATTCATGAGAGAGAGATGCTTTTGATCCAGCGCTTGTTCAGCCAGGATCGAGCAGATCCATTTCACTTCTTTCGCTATGCGCGAGATCAGTTTCCGACCAATCAGGCACTGCTAGCCTATAACTGGCATAAGCAACTTCCCACTGTGAAGGTGCTGCTAAGCGTTGAGACGAATGTCCGCAGGCTGGGAACGCAACTCGCCCCTCCTTCTATCCCGTGA
- the typA gene encoding translational GTPase TypA gives MRNLAIIAHVDHGKTTLVDQMLRQSGVFRENEHLVERVMDSNDLERERGITILAKNTAITYQETLLNIVDTPGHADFSGEVERILKMVDGVLLVVDAFEGCMPQTKFVLRKALEQELKPVVVVNKIDRPMARPLEVVDEVLELFMELGANDEQINFPVVYASAIRGISTLDPDVEGKDFRPLFDTILETIPAPNVDEFAPLQWQASILDYNEFMGRIGIGRIARGKVQSGQTVVVLKADGTSANQRISKLYGFQGLRRVEWAEAEAGDIVAIAGLGDLMVGDTVADVNFPEALPSLSIEEPSLQMTFSVNDSPFVGRDGQHVTSRKLRSRLYAELERDVSLRVEDTESPDSLLVSGRGELHLSILIETMRREGYELQVSKPRVIFRRSETGELLEPIEHLVIDVPEEYVGTVMEKLGTRRAEMVQMVPSDSNTRLEFYVPARGLIGFRNELLSATRGYGIMHHTYHGHEPYRGDIPERQNGVLVASEAGTSTAYAISSVEERGTLFIAPGAEIYEGMVIGENSRDQDLVVNVCREKHMSNVRSATKDDTVRLKTPRTLSLEEALEYLAEDELCEITPHFVRIRKRVLKKSDREKAQKMSSQRV, from the coding sequence ATGAGAAACTTGGCCATTATTGCGCACGTAGACCACGGGAAAACGACGCTTGTCGACCAAATGCTGCGGCAATCGGGTGTTTTTCGAGAGAATGAGCACCTGGTAGAGCGCGTGATGGACTCGAATGACCTGGAACGCGAGCGCGGGATCACCATTCTTGCGAAAAACACGGCGATCACGTATCAAGAAACGCTCTTGAACATTGTCGACACACCGGGGCACGCTGACTTTAGCGGCGAGGTTGAACGCATTTTGAAGATGGTCGATGGCGTGTTGCTTGTTGTCGACGCGTTTGAAGGCTGCATGCCGCAAACAAAGTTTGTCTTGCGCAAGGCGCTTGAGCAGGAGTTGAAGCCAGTCGTTGTCGTCAACAAGATCGACCGTCCGATGGCGCGCCCGCTTGAGGTTGTCGATGAGGTGCTCGAACTCTTTATGGAACTTGGCGCAAATGACGAGCAGATCAACTTTCCTGTCGTTTACGCATCGGCGATTCGCGGCATCTCAACGCTTGACCCGGACGTAGAGGGAAAGGATTTTCGCCCGCTGTTTGACACCATTTTGGAAACGATCCCGGCACCCAATGTGGATGAGTTCGCACCACTTCAGTGGCAGGCGAGCATTCTTGACTACAATGAGTTTATGGGGCGCATTGGGATTGGCCGCATCGCGCGCGGTAAGGTGCAGTCTGGGCAAACGGTGGTTGTCCTCAAAGCGGATGGAACGTCAGCCAATCAGCGCATCAGCAAGTTGTACGGGTTTCAAGGATTGCGCAGAGTGGAGTGGGCAGAGGCTGAGGCGGGAGATATTGTCGCCATCGCCGGTCTTGGCGACTTGATGGTCGGCGACACCGTGGCGGACGTCAACTTTCCGGAGGCGCTTCCAAGCCTCTCGATTGAAGAGCCTTCGCTGCAAATGACGTTTTCGGTCAATGACAGTCCGTTTGTCGGGCGAGATGGTCAACATGTCACCTCCCGCAAACTGCGCAGCCGTCTTTATGCAGAACTAGAGCGGGATGTCAGCTTGCGCGTCGAGGATACGGAGAGCCCGGATTCACTCCTTGTCTCGGGACGCGGTGAGTTGCACCTCTCCATTCTTATCGAAACGATGCGCCGCGAGGGGTACGAATTGCAGGTCTCCAAACCGCGCGTCATTTTTCGCCGCAGCGAGACGGGCGAACTGCTTGAGCCGATTGAACATCTTGTCATTGACGTGCCGGAGGAATACGTGGGAACGGTGATGGAGAAGCTTGGGACGCGTCGCGCAGAGATGGTGCAGATGGTGCCGAGCGACTCGAACACGCGACTCGAATTCTATGTTCCCGCGCGCGGTTTGATCGGGTTTCGCAATGAGCTTCTCTCGGCGACGCGCGGCTACGGGATCATGCATCACACGTACCACGGTCACGAGCCGTATCGCGGGGACATTCCAGAGCGACAAAACGGTGTTCTGGTTGCGAGTGAGGCGGGCACCTCGACGGCGTATGCGATCAGTTCGGTCGAAGAGCGCGGCACACTTTTCATCGCGCCTGGCGCCGAGATTTATGAAGGCATGGTCATCGGCGAGAATTCGCGCGATCAGGATTTGGTTGTCAACGTCTGTCGAGAAAAGCATATGTCAAACGTTCGCTCTGCGACGAAAGATGACACCGTACGGCTCAAAACGCCGCGCACACTGTCGCTGGAAGAAGCGCTTGAGTATCTCGCGGAAGACGAATTATGTGAAATTACGCCGCACTTTGTGCGGATTCGCAAACGTGTGCTAAAGAAATCGGATCGCGAAAAAGCGCAAAAGATGTCCTCGCAGCGCGTCTAA
- the ymfI gene encoding elongation factor P 5-aminopentanone reductase — protein MNQTLSTTRPLFGQTAIVTGASRGIGRAIALALAKAGANVAVNYLTRENSAREVALHCRSYGSNAIAIQGDVTKKSDVTRLFKETSAQLGSVTLLINNAGIARSQLFLDTTESDWDQLMDANLKAPFYCIQEALPAMLQRQYGRIINISSIWGITGGSYEVAYSASKGGLIALTKALAKELGTTGITVNAVAPGAIDTEMIQALTEEDRARISADTPVGRLGTPDDIANTVLFLASPQTSFLTGQIISPNGGLLT, from the coding sequence ATGAATCAGACATTGTCAACGACAAGACCCTTATTTGGGCAGACCGCCATCGTCACAGGCGCATCAAGGGGCATCGGGCGCGCCATCGCGCTTGCGCTCGCCAAAGCCGGTGCAAACGTGGCTGTGAACTACTTGACACGCGAAAACAGTGCGCGCGAAGTGGCACTGCACTGCCGAAGCTACGGAAGCAACGCCATCGCGATTCAGGGGGATGTGACGAAAAAATCGGATGTCACTCGCCTGTTTAAAGAGACGTCGGCACAGCTCGGTTCCGTCACCCTGTTGATCAACAACGCAGGAATTGCCCGATCACAACTGTTTCTTGACACGACTGAAAGCGACTGGGACCAACTCATGGACGCCAATCTAAAAGCGCCTTTTTATTGCATCCAGGAGGCGCTTCCGGCAATGCTTCAAAGACAGTACGGCCGAATCATCAACATAAGTTCCATCTGGGGTATCACGGGAGGTTCCTATGAAGTTGCTTACTCAGCGTCAAAAGGCGGTTTAATCGCTTTGACAAAGGCGCTCGCCAAGGAACTTGGAACCACCGGGATCACCGTAAACGCCGTCGCGCCAGGCGCAATTGATACAGAGATGATCCAGGCGCTCACAGAAGAAGACCGCGCCCGAATCAGCGCGGATACGCCTGTCGGACGCCTTGGCACGCCTGATGACATCGCAAATACTGTGCTCTTTCTCGCGAGTCCGCAGACTTCTTTTCTGACAGGTCAGATCATCAGCCCAAATGGCGGCCTTCTCACCTAG
- a CDS encoding biotin/lipoyl-containing protein → MQAFTAEMAGTLYQVLVTVGQTVSAGEDLYILESMKMEVPFSSPVAGRVVTIHKNPGDFVNEGDPIVTLEPLR, encoded by the coding sequence ATGCAGGCGTTTACAGCTGAAATGGCCGGTACGTTGTATCAAGTCTTGGTCACTGTGGGGCAAACAGTTTCCGCGGGGGAGGATCTCTACATTTTGGAATCAATGAAAATGGAAGTCCCGTTCTCTTCGCCCGTTGCGGGGCGCGTCGTTACGATTCACAAAAATCCGGGGGATTTTGTCAATGAAGGTGATCCAATCGTTACGCTAGAACCGCTGAGATAA